In the genome of Acidovorax sp. 69, the window TTGTTGCTGTGCGCAAAGGCAAAACTGGATGACGCGTCGTTGTTGGCAAGCACGCAATTATCTGGTGCACCGATGTTTTGACAATACATATTGTGAAAACTGCCCAGATTTATCGATAGCGTATCCAATCGATCGTTAACGCTGTGGTTAGCAGTTTGCCACCGCTGGATATCGATATTCTCACTAATGATATTTCCTGCCGCATCGGTGCTAACTTGAGCAAACAGTACTTTACTCTGTGCATCTGCACTACTATATTGGATTATTCCATCGTTGAATGAATATGTCTGAATCAAACCCTCAATAAACGCCAGATTCAAGTTTGGCGGCAGAGGCAGGGCGGTGGTGAAGCTTCCCGTTTGCTGCATTGCCATGGTGAAATTCGCGCAGCCAGGAATGGCACAGGGGGCCGTATAGGGCATGGGGTTCGGATAGGTGGGTCCCACAAAAGTGTAGGTGGCTGCCACAGCGTTTGTTTGAAGCAGGACGGCAAGTAAGCACGCCATAAGCAAATGGATGATTTTCATTTCGGGTTCATATCTCAAATGGGTTTTGCGTGAGGTACCAAGGTACCGCGCCAAAGAACTATTCAAAGGCGGCCGAAATGAGTCTAGAAAATTGAAGTCGTCAATACCCCACCCCAAGGGGTAGGGTTTGATGCCGGAACAACGGATGAAAAATCAACATTGATGTCCGCCATGAGTTCACCAAAATTTCCACCACGGGAGCATTGGCGCGCCTGGGGGATTACCGACATCAATCGTGTGCTCCAGGTCCTGCGCAGGATGCCAGCCGCTGTCCAGCAGCGTCGACAGGTATTGCAACGTTGCATTCGCTTGGTAACTCTCATCGCGACGGGTGGCGCGGCTTGCGTCATTCGCCATCAGCGCCTTCACCCGTGCGTGGTATGTGTGCCCACCATGCTCGATGCGAACAAGCCACGAGACACCGGGCCGGCTGCAGCCGTCAGGCGTCTTGAAATGAGCGGCAAGCCCGCTCTCAATCGACATACGGGTTTTCACTTCAGGCGCCTCAAGGCGCCGCGATGGCGTCGATCCGATCCAGGCGCACGATGATCTTGCCGACGGCCTGGTTCTTGAGCTCAACCCATTGGTCGGGCTCGATCCGGATCACCGCGCCAGCAATAGACTGGCCGACGACATACAGCGTGATGCCACGTTTGTCCTGTAGCGCTGTGGCTAGCGCCTGTTCGATGCCTCTGGTGGCATCTGCCGCGCTCGAGGCCCCAATACTGGCAAGCATCAGCGCGACAGCGGCGGCTAAGCGGCCTGCGGCGCGCTTGCGGGGAGATGTGATTTGCATGAAGATCGTCTTGAGTGGAGTGGGAATATCGACGGCGTCGCAGCGAGCGCGGAAGTCTTCGGCCGAGCCACGCAAAGCGATGCGCGGTTCAGTCTTTGTTGAGTGGCTCCGCGGAAACAATCGGTGCGCCGAGAACGGGGTGGGTAGCATCGCCTTGGCCTGCGGCGCGACGGTCGACAAGCCATCCATCAGCGCCTGCGCTAACCAGACGGCAGGCGCGATGAGCGCTGCAACGAGCCGGTGAGGCCGCGACGCAGTGAAATGAAACAGCAGCATTGCGCCTCCAAGCAGCAAAGCTGGCGCAAGGACAAAGAAGAGCAGACCAATCTCCCGCCCGCCGTCGCGCAGGCCGCTTTGATCTTGTAGAGCCACCACAAGTACGCTCAGAAACACCACCATATCGATCACGCAGACGGACCAGAAAACGTAGCTCGCGAGTCTCATGCTGCTACCACCTCACCGTCGAAAAGCGAGCAGACATGGGCCGTTTAGGTAGCCTCCGCAGCCAACTGACACCGGCTCGGCGCATATTCAAGCGCGAACAAATTTCATGGTGTCGCACGTTCAATCGCTCAGCGTTGGGTCTTCAGCGACGTTGCCAGCCGCCGACTTCATAGCGTCCGCCACTATCCTGTAGACCTCGGTCCACGCAGCTTTCACCTCCGGTGTAAACGCGTCGCCGAGGCCGCGCTGCAAGGTGTCAAGCAACGCACTTGCGACGGTGTCGTAGTGCCGGTCCTTGACGCCATAGCCGCCATGGCGCGCACCCAGCCCGCGCAGGGCAGGCATCAGGATCTCCGGACGATCCAGATTGACCACGGCAACTCCGATCATGGTCATCAGCCTGTTTCCTTGCTCCTTCATATCGCCCTTGAACAGCGATTTGAGCGAAGGATCGAGTTCAAACAATTTGGCATAGAAGAGCTCTGCCGCGAGGGCTCGTATGGGCAACACCTGTTGCCATGAGCTTTGTACAAGTGCAGTAGACGAGAGCATGGGGCCTGACTTTCAGATTTCGTTGAAACAGTCTAGGAAACGCGGCGCGTCGGCGCCCCACCCCTGCGGGGGGGGTGTTCAGATACGGTGTGATACGTTGTGCTAGGCGCATTGCGTTGATGTGCCAAAGCAAAAAGACGCACCTCGCCATGACCCTCTCTCGCGTTCAGCAGCAAGCCATCGCACGACTACAGCAGATGGCTTGTCTGGATTTCAATGGTCCGCAGCTCATTGAGCCGGTTCTGTATGAGCTACACCAGCTGATAGGTTTTGACACTGGCGGATACTTCCATCCGGGCAGCGAGAACGGGCTGGACGCATTCGTGGAGCCGTCGCTGGCACGCGACCTTATGCACACCTATTTCGACAGTACGATGCAGCAAAACGAGCGCAAGGTAGTGCTCCGCAGCACCCTCAATTTCAGTGAGGCCGTGCGTTGCGAACACGGTCCGAAGGTTCTTGAGCAGCTGCTTTCGGTATCCGTGAGCGAGCTGCTGCGCAGTGATTTTTACAACCTGGCGCTCCGTCCTGCCGAACTTTTCGACTGTCTGAGTCTGGTGCTGCGCACGCCGCAGGGCACGGGTGTGGGGACGCTCAAACTGTACCGGAGCGCGTCATCGCCACGTTTCGGAAAAGAAGACTCGGCCATGCTAAGCCGACTGGAACCCTGGATGGCGCGAGTTCTTCAACCGGTGGAGTCGGACGCCAGGGACAGTGACGTACAGGGCAGTGCTATGCTGGTAACCACCCCCCAAGGGCGACTTTTGTGGACATCTCCCCAGACCGATCAGCTGATGGCACTTGCCTTCGGGCCCCGCTGGCAACGGCGCTGCGAGCTACCCGAAGCGCTGCTGCTTCTGCTCCAGCGTATTCGCTTCGCAAGCAGCACAAATATCAATGGACCTGCGTCGGTGCTGCCACAGCTCGACTTGCACAACGCCAGCGGCACCTTCTCTTTGCGCGCAACACAGATGGCCGCCGCAGGGGGAGAAGGGCAGGCGGTGGGCATTCAGATCACCCACAGGGTTCCGCGCGTGGCAAGGCTGCTGCCAGCGTTGCGCGCGCTGGGCTTGCCGCAACGGCAGCACGAGCTGGCTTACTGGCTGGCCCGGGGCCTGCCCGAAGGCAAAATCGCCGAGCGCATGGGCATCAGCGTCCATACCGCAACCTACCACCGTCGCCAGATCTACACACGGTTGAGTGTGCAAAACCGGCTTGAGCTACAGAACTACTTGGTGGGAAGCGGTACTGCGCTGACCTGATGCATACAGGTAGGGGGACCTACAAGAAGTATCAGCGCTTCCCGCGCTGGCATCCAATCCGTCGCAGCCTTGGCAAAACGCTCTTTGGCTGCGCAGCTACTCGGAGCGTTGCCGGTCTGCCGCGTAGACCGCCGCCTGCACGCGCGAGCTGAGGCCGAGCTTGCGCAGGATGTGCTGCACATGGATCTTCACCGTGGTCTCAGCGATGTCCAGCGTGCGCGCGATTTCCTTGTTGCTGGCTCCGCGGGCAATCTCACGCAGCACATCCTCCTCACGCGGGGACAGCGGCGTCAAGCCGTTGGCGGCAGCTATGGCGCCTGCAGCCGCAGGGTCGGCCAGCAGGGGCGCCTGTGGTGTCTCGGGCGCTCCTTGCGACTGAAAGGCCGCCACCAGCTTGACCATCAGCTCAGGGCTGACCACGGGTTCGCCTCGGGCCGCACGGCGAATGGCCTGCGCAAGCAGGTCACCGTCGATGGTCTTGAGCAGGTAGCCCTGCGCACCATTGCGCAGCGCGGTGGCCAGGTCCTGCGCGTCTTCGCTCACGGTGAGCATCAGCACACGCGATGCCGGCGCCACCTCGCGCAGGCCCCGGATGGCATCCACCCCCATCACGCCCGGCAGGTGGTTGTCGAGCAAGATCACCTGGGGTTGCAACCGGGGTGCAAGCCGCAAGGCCTCGGCCGCATCGCCCGCCTCGCCCACCACCTGCAGTCCATCGTCCTGGCCCAACAACGCAATGAGCCCACGCCGGAACAGCGTGTGATCGTCTACCACCAGCAGCGTGACCGGCAGTGCTGCAGACTCGGGCACAGAGGGCTGCGCCAAGGGGGACAACGTTATCGTCATGAACTGCTTTCTGGCTGCAATGCAGGGGCACTCGGCAAAGGGGCGGCGGTGTGGGCAGCGACGTCGACGGTGGGTCGGCTTGGAGGAGACGCCGAGGAGGACGATGCAGCAGGAACCGGCGCTACCGTGGGCAGCTCAATGCACACGCAGGTGCCTTGCCCCCGCGCAGACTGAACCTGCACCACCGCACCGATGCGCTGGGCCCGCTCGCGCATGATGCCCAGGCCCACATGCAGCGAGTCGGGCGGCACGCTGGCCACATCAAACCCTGAACCGTTGTCCTGCACTTCAAAACGCCAGCGCGGGTGACGGTGCACGAGCAGGTCCACCCGCGTGGCGCCAGAATGCTTGCGCACGTTCGACAGCGCTTCCTGCACCATGTGCAGCACCTGGATCTGCAGATCGGGCGCCAGCGGCAGGCCGTGGCCCACCATACCCAGGGTGGTGGCCATGCCGGTCTGATGTTCGAACTTGGACAACGTGGCGCGCAGCGCGGACTCGATGTCCTCCTCGCTGGTGCGCGTGCGAAAGTGCACCAGCAGCTCGCGCACGTCGGAATAACACTCGCGCACCCCCACATCCAGCTCGCCCATGCTGCGGTCGCGCTTGGCCTCGTCGCCGCGCGCCACCGCGTCGCGCAGCAGCTGGGTCTGAATCTTGAGGAAAGCCAGCGACTGGGCGATGGAGTCGTGCAGCTCGCGCGCCAGCAGGCTGCGCTCTTCGGCCACGGCGGCTTCGCGCTCCAGTGCGGTGGCGCGCAAGCCCTCCATGGCACTGGCCAGGTGGCGCGTCATGGCTTCGAGCAAATCACGCAGTTCGTCGTTCAGCTCGACCGGTGAGCGGAAAAACAGGTCCACCTCACCCAGCAGGCGCTGCTGCATCAGCACAGGGATGGTCACCATGGTTTCAAAACCCGCCTCGCGGCAGTGCGGCAGGGCCACGGTGGTCGATGGTGTGATGGGAATCACACGCGTGCGCGCCTGGGCCTGGGGCTGGCCGCACAGGCAAGCGCCGGTGTGCAGGCAATGTTCGCCCTCTGCCATGGTGCGGGGCAGGCCATCACCGGCCAGCAACACGTAGCGCTCATTGGCCTCATTGGACCAGCGCACGGCGGCCGCATCAGCCCCAGCCACGCGGCGAATCTGCTGCACAAAGCCCTGGGCCAGCAGCTCCAGGCTGCCCGCCGTGCTGGCCAGCGCGCTCACCTCGTACAACGCGGCCAGACGCTGGTTCTGCACAGCGATGCTGGCGGTCTTTTCGCGCACCTTGTGCTCCAGCTCGTCGTGCGAGGCCTGCAGTGCATGCGCCATGAGGTTGAAGCCAGCAGACAGCTGGCCGAACTCATCATCGGTATCGACCGGCAAGCGTGTACTCAACTCGCCCTGGCGCAGCCGGGCCTGGGCCTGCTGCAGTCGCGCCACGGGGTTGATGACCAGCAGGTAGCTCACGGCCATGAAGGTCACGGCGGCCACGATGGCCAGCGCCATCATGAACAACTGGAACAGGTGCAGCGCGGCCGTCCAGCCCGCAATCTGGACCTCGATCGCATCCACAAAACCATCGACCTGCTGCACGAAGGCATCGGCCTCCTCCAGAAGCTGTGCGCGGCCGGGGGGCAAAGTGCTGACCCAACCAGTGCGCGCCACCGCCCACTGGGTGCGAATGCCCTCGAAACGGGTGCGTGTCTCGTCGCTCCACGGCACAAACAGGGGCCGCGACGGATCGCCCGTGCGCAACAAGTCCAGGCTGGCATCGAACTGGCG includes:
- a CDS encoding globin family protein, whose protein sequence is MLSSTALVQSSWQQVLPIRALAAELFYAKLFELDPSLKSLFKGDMKEQGNRLMTMIGVAVVNLDRPEILMPALRGLGARHGGYGVKDRHYDTVASALLDTLQRGLGDAFTPEVKAAWTEVYRIVADAMKSAAGNVAEDPTLSD
- a CDS encoding helix-turn-helix transcriptional regulator, coding for MTLSRVQQQAIARLQQMACLDFNGPQLIEPVLYELHQLIGFDTGGYFHPGSENGLDAFVEPSLARDLMHTYFDSTMQQNERKVVLRSTLNFSEAVRCEHGPKVLEQLLSVSVSELLRSDFYNLALRPAELFDCLSLVLRTPQGTGVGTLKLYRSASSPRFGKEDSAMLSRLEPWMARVLQPVESDARDSDVQGSAMLVTTPQGRLLWTSPQTDQLMALAFGPRWQRRCELPEALLLLLQRIRFASSTNINGPASVLPQLDLHNASGTFSLRATQMAAAGGEGQAVGIQITHRVPRVARLLPALRALGLPQRQHELAYWLARGLPEGKIAERMGISVHTATYHRRQIYTRLSVQNRLELQNYLVGSGTALT
- a CDS encoding response regulator, with product MTITLSPLAQPSVPESAALPVTLLVVDDHTLFRRGLIALLGQDDGLQVVGEAGDAAEALRLAPRLQPQVILLDNHLPGVMGVDAIRGLREVAPASRVLMLTVSEDAQDLATALRNGAQGYLLKTIDGDLLAQAIRRAARGEPVVSPELMVKLVAAFQSQGAPETPQAPLLADPAAAGAIAAANGLTPLSPREEDVLREIARGASNKEIARTLDIAETTVKIHVQHILRKLGLSSRVQAAVYAADRQRSE
- a CDS encoding type IV pili methyl-accepting chemotaxis transducer N-terminal domain-containing protein; translation: MRTKPTLTTKLLAMGAGFLLVALASIGLTLWVTWKLEGGAAAVNEAGRLRMNMLRMVLVLQTDPPQAVQERARQFDASLDLLRTGDPSRPLFVPWSDETRTRFEGIRTQWAVARTGWVSTLPPGRAQLLEEADAFVQQVDGFVDAIEVQIAGWTAALHLFQLFMMALAIVAAVTFMAVSYLLVINPVARLQQAQARLRQGELSTRLPVDTDDEFGQLSAGFNLMAHALQASHDELEHKVREKTASIAVQNQRLAALYEVSALASTAGSLELLAQGFVQQIRRVAGADAAAVRWSNEANERYVLLAGDGLPRTMAEGEHCLHTGACLCGQPQAQARTRVIPITPSTTVALPHCREAGFETMVTIPVLMQQRLLGEVDLFFRSPVELNDELRDLLEAMTRHLASAMEGLRATALEREAAVAEERSLLARELHDSIAQSLAFLKIQTQLLRDAVARGDEAKRDRSMGELDVGVRECYSDVRELLVHFRTRTSEEDIESALRATLSKFEHQTGMATTLGMVGHGLPLAPDLQIQVLHMVQEALSNVRKHSGATRVDLLVHRHPRWRFEVQDNGSGFDVASVPPDSLHVGLGIMRERAQRIGAVVQVQSARGQGTCVCIELPTVAPVPAASSSSASPPSRPTVDVAAHTAAPLPSAPALQPESSS